Proteins encoded by one window of Rhodamnia argentea isolate NSW1041297 chromosome 6, ASM2092103v1, whole genome shotgun sequence:
- the LOC115728850 gene encoding actin cytoskeleton-regulatory complex protein sla1 — MATDGAKAPGEEEEAVDDEWQHVQSPDSPPSFRLPPSSLSTTQWDTNDGVVAVVGGDDSVQLQQCRSSSVFPPHHPEGLEHLPPPPPHTPTSPPPSSSPSSPSASSSSPSSPNGTENEPPSPPLPSRPPAGILESGICGIASRVRHGLLLAGGFWSFGSAAAAAGVAAAVLLSLAYVRTQRRRWRWWRRDRIPMEASENHLLLLIRDKDQKISQLLLQIAQMNELIGARRRVQVLRVSG; from the exons ATGGCGACCGACGGCGCGAAAGCAccaggggaagaagaagaggccgtGGACGACGAATGGCAACACGTTCAATCCCCTGATTCTCCGCCGTCTTTCCGCTTACCTCCCTCTTCTTTGAGTACGACCCAATGGGACACCAACGACGgcgtcgtcgccgtcgtcggCGGAGACGACTCCGTCCAACTCCAACAGTGTCGCTCCTCTTCCGTCTTCCCTCCCCACCATCCCGAGGGCCTTGAGCATctcccaccgccaccgccacatACACCCACTTCACCTCCTCCTTCCTCGTCTCCGTCGTCGCCATCGgcatcttcctcttcgccttctTCTCCTAATGGGACGGAGAATGAACCGCCATCGCCGCCGCTGCCGAGTCGTCCGCCCGCCGGAATTCTCGAGTCCGGCATCTGCGGGATTGCTTCGAGGGTCCGCCACGGCTTGCTTCTTGCTGGGGGTTTCTGGTCGTTCGGCTCggctgcggcggcggccggAGTGGCGGCGGCGGTCCTGCTCTCGTTGGCATACGTGAGAACGcagaggaggaggtggcggtggtggagAAGGGACAGAATCCCCATGGAGGCGAGCGAgaaccacctcctcctcctcatcagaGACAAGGACCAG AAGATCAGCCAACTCTTGCTTCAAATTGCACAGATGAACGAACTCATAGGAGCTCGGCGACGGGTTCAGGTGCTCCGAGTCAGTGGTTAA
- the LOC115755598 gene encoding ARF guanine-nucleotide exchange factor GNOM isoform X1, which produces MGRMKMPPGINAIEEEPEDYDSPFANKATLGCVINTEIAAVLAVMRRNVRWGGRYMSGDDQLEHSLIQSLKALRKQIFSWQHQWHTVNPILYLQPFLDVIRSDETGAPITGVALSSVYKILTLDVIDQTTANVEDAMHLIVDSVTSCRFEVTDPASEEVVLMKILQVLLACMKSKASVMLSNQHVCTIVNTCFRIVHQAGSKGELLQRIARHTMHELVRCIFLHLPDVDNTEHALVNGGNKVKQEVRGPDSEYAFGTQQLDNGNSGSELDGQLSSGSFTSNSSTTPISGMMDEFGAGAGKDAVPVDLQMMTEPYGVPSLVEIFHFLCSLLNLFEHTGMGPRSNTIAFDEDVPLFALGLINSAIELGGPSIRRHPRLLSLVQDELFRNLMQFGLSMSPLILSMVCSIVLNLYQHLRTELKLQLEAFFSCVILRLAQSRYGASYQQQEVAMEALVDFCRQKTFMVEMYANLDCDITCSNVFEDLANLLSKSAFPVNCPLSSMHILALDGLIAVIQGMAERIANGSLSSEQAPVALDEYTPFWLVKCDDYGDPNHWVPFVRRRKYIKRRLMIGADHFNRDPKKGLEFLQGTHLLPDKLDPQSVACFFRYTAGLDKNLVGDFLGNHDEFCVQVLHEFAGTFDFQDMNLDTALRLFLETFRLPGESQKIQRVLEAFSERYYEQSPQILVNKDAALLLSYSLIMLNTDQHNVQVKKKMTEEDFIRNNRHINGGSDLPRDFLTELYHSICKNEIRTTPEQGAGYPEMNPSRWIDLMHKSKRTAPFIISDSRAYLDHDMFAIMSGPTIAAISVVFDHAEHEEVYQTCIDGFLAVAKISACHHLEDVLDDLVVSLCKFTTLLNPSSVEEPVLAFGDDAKARMATITVFTIANRYGDYIRTGWRNILDCILRLHKLGLLPARVASDAADETEVSAEPGHGKPVANSLAAAHMPSMGTPRRSSGLMGRFSQLLSLDTEEPRSQPTEQQLAAHQRTLQTIQKCHIDSIFTESKFLQAESLLQLARALIWAAGRPQKGNSSPEDEDTAVFCLELLIAITLNNRDRIVLLWQGVYEHIANIVQSTVMPCALVEKAVFGLLKICQRLLPYKENLADELLRSMQLVLKLDARVADAYCEQITQEVSRLVKANATHIRSQMGWRTITSLLSITARHPEASEAGFDALLFIMSDGAHLLPANYVLCVDASRQFAESRVGQAERSVRALDLMGGSVDSLARWACEAREAMPEDEVAKMSEDIGEMWLRLVQGLRKVCLDQREDVRNHALLSLQRCLTGVDGIQLPHILWSQCFDVVIFTMLDDLLEIAQGQSQKDYRNMEGTLILAMKLLSKVFLQLLHDLLQLTTFCKLWLGVLSRMEKYMKVKVRSKKSEKLQELVPELLKNTLLVMKTRGVLVQRSALGGDSLWELTWLHVNNIAPSLQSEVFPDQELQQPETQGNQVSEETVSAHSNESLASNGS; this is translated from the exons ATGGGCCGTATGAAGATGCCGCCTGGAATTAACGCAATTGAGGAAGAACCTGAGGATTATGACTCCCCCTTTGCTAACAAGGCTACTTTAGGATGCGTGATCAACACAGAAATAGCTGCAGTCTTGGCTGTCATGAGGAGAAATGTAAGATGGGGTGGTCGTTATATGTCGGGAGATGACCAACTGGAGCACTCTCTAATCCAATCTTTGAAGGCACTACGGAAGCAGATTTTTTCTTGGCAGCACCAGTGGCATACTGTCAACCCTATCTTGTATCTCCAACCGTTTCTAGATGTCATTCGATCAGATGAAACAGGTGCACCTATCACTGGTGTCGCATTGTCATCTGTTTATAAGATCTTGACTTTAGATGTGATTGATCAGACCACAGCTAATGTAGAGGATGCAATGCACTTAATTGTGGACTCTGTGACTAGCTGCCGATTTGAGGTGACTGATCCTGCATCAGAAGAAGTAGTACTGATGAAAATACTTCAAGTTCTTCTGGCTTGTATGAAAAGCAAGGCATCAGTTATGCTGAGTAATCAACATGTGTGCACAATAGTTAACACTTGTTTCCGTATAGTACATCAAGCTGGTAGCAAAGGTGAGTTGCTTCAGCGGATAGCCCGCCACACGATGCATGAACTTGTTCGTTGCATTTTCTTACACCTTCCAGATGTGGACAACACAGAGCATGCGTTGGTTAATGGAGGCAATAAGGTGAAGCAAGAG GTTCGTGGACCAGACAGTGAATATGCTTTTGGGACTCAACAATTAGATAATGGCAACAGTGGTTCAGAACTTGATGGTCAACTATCCTCTGGAAGTTTTACTTCCAATTCATCAACAACTCCAATCTCTGGTATGATGGATGAATTTGGAGCTGGTGCAGGGAAGGATGCAGTTCCGGTTGATCTGCAAATGATGACAGAGCCTTATGGTGTCCCTTCCCTGGTGGAGATATTTCATTTCTTGTGTTCTCTCTTAAATCTTTTTGAGCACACGGGAATGGGCCCTCGATCAAATACCATAGCATTTGATGAAGATGTGCCACTTTTTGCACTTGGTTTGATTAATTCAGCTATTGAGTTGGGTGGGCCATCGATACGCCGCCACCCGAGATTGTTGAGTTTGGTCCAGGATGAACTCTTTAGAAATCTAATGCAGTTTGGCTTGTCTATGAGTCCACTCATTCTTTCCATGGTCTGTAGCATTGTCCTGAATCTGTATCAGCATCTTCGTACCGAACTCAAACTGCAGCTCGAGGCTTTCTTCTCCTGTGTGATTCTGAGGCTTGCACAAAGTAGATATGGTGCTTCTTACCAGCAGCAGGAGGTTGCCATGGAGGCTCTTGTCGATTTCTGCCGGCAGAAGACTTTCATGGTGGAAATGTATGCTAATTTGGATTGTGATATAACTTGCAGCAATGTCTTTGAAGACCTTGCCAATTTGCTGTCAAAGAGTGCATTTCCTGTGAATTGCCCTTTGTCTTCAATGCATATTCTTGCTTTGGATGGTCTCATTGCCGTCATCCAGGGAATGGCTGAAAGGATTGCGAATGGATCTCTTAGCTCAGAACAAGCTCCAGTTGCTCTAGACGAGTATACTCCATTTTGGCTGGTCAAATGTGATGACTATGGAGATCCAAATCATTGGGTTCCGTTCGTCCGCCGGAGGAAGTATATTAAGAGGAGGTTGATGATTGGAGCAGATCACTTCAATCGTGACCCAAAAAAGGGGCTAGAGTTCCTGCAAGGAACACATCTCTTACCTGACAAACTTGATCCACAAAGTGTAGCTTGCTTCTTTAGGTACACTGCTGGGTTGGATAAGAATCTTGTTGGGGATTTTCTTGGAAACCATGATGAATTTTGTGTTCAGGTTCTTCATGAATTTGCTGGGACCTTTGATTTCCAAGACATGAATCTAGATACTGCACTAAGGTTGTTTTTGGAGACTTTCCGACTGCCTGGAGAATCACAGAAGATTCAGAGAGTCCTTGAGGCATTTTCAGAGAGATATTATGAGCAGTCTCCACAAATTTTGGTTAACAAGGATGCTGCTCTTTTGTTGTCGTACTCTCTCATAATGCTCAACACAGACCAGCATAATGTACAggtaaagaaaaagatgaccGAGGAGGATTTTATTCGGAATAATAGACATATCAATGGAGGCAGTGATCTACCTCGAGATTTTTTGACAGAGCTTTACCACTCCatttgcaaaaatgaaattCGCACCACTCCGGAACAAGGTGCTGGTTATCCTGAAATGAACCCGAGTCGTTGGATTGACTTGATGCATAAATCAAAGAGAACTGCCCCATTCATTATTTCTGATTCTAGAGCATATCTTGATCATGACATGTTTGCTATAATGTCTGGTCCGACCATTGCTGCAATCTCTGTGGTGTTTGATCATGCAGAACATGAAGAGGTTTACCAGACATGCATTGATGGTTTCTTGGCTGTTGCCAAGATATCAGCATGCCATCATCTTGAAGATGTGCTGGATGATCTGGTTGTTTCTCTTTGCAAATTCACAACCCTTTTAAATCCTTCGTCCGTTGAGGAACCTGTGTTAGCATTTGGTGATGACGCTAAAGCAAGGATGGCAACAATAACAGTTTTCACCATTGCAAATAGATATGGTGATTATATCCGCACTGGTTGGAGAAACATCCTGGATTGCATCTTAAGATTACACAAGCTTGGTCTTCTTCCTGCTCGTGTGGCAAGTGATGCGGCTGATGAGACAGAGGTTTCTGCTGAACCTGGACATGGTAAGCCGGTCGCAAATTCTTTAGCTGCAGCTCATATGCCTTCCATGGGAACTCCAAGGAGATCTTCTGGATTAATGGGTAGGTTCAGTCAGCTTTTATCTCTTGATACAGAAGAGCCAAGATCACAGCCCACTGAGCAACAACTTGCTGCTCATCAGCGCACACTTCAGACAATTCAAAAGTGCCACATAGACAGCATATTCACGGAGAGTAAGTTTCTGCAAGCTGAATCACTATTGCAGCTGGCACGGGCTCTTATTTGGGCTGCTGGGCGGCCCCAGAAAGGGAATAGCTCACCTGAGGATGAAGATACTGCTGTTTTCTGCCTAGAGTTATTGATTGCAATCACTTTGAATAATCGAGACCGAATTGTGCTCCTATGGCAGGGTGTCTATGAGCATATTGCTAACATAGTTCAGTCGACTGTCATGCCCTGTGCCTTGGTAGAGAAGGCTGTGTTTGGACTTCTTAAGATTTGTCAGCGCCTGCTTCCTTACAAGGAGAACCTGGCTGATGAACTTTTGAGGTCTATGCAACTTGTCTTGAAGCTTGATGCTCGGGTTGCGGATGCCTATTGCGAGCAGATTACTCAAGAAGTTAGTCGCCTGGTGAAAGCTAACGCCACTCACATCAGGTCACAAATGGGATGGCGGACCATCACGTCCCTTCTTTCTATAACAGCTCGTCATCCAGAGGCTTCTGAAGCAGGATTTGATGCACTGTTGTTTATCATGTCAGATGGGGCTCATTTATTGCCAGCAAATTACGTTTTGTGTGTAGATGCATCCAGGCAGTTTGCCGAATCTCGTGTTGGACAGGCAGAACGTTCTGTTCGCGCACTGGATCTCATGGGAGGTTCGGTTGATTCTCTAGCACGGTGGGCTTGTGAAGCTAGGGAAGCAATGCCAGAGGACGAAGTCGCCAAAATGTCTGAGGATATAGGGGAAATGTGGTTGAGGCTCGTACAGGGATTGAGAAAAGTCTGCTTGGACCAAAGAGAAGATGTCAGAAATCATGCACTTTTGTCACTGCAAAGATGCTTGACAGGAGTAGATGGGATTCAACTTCCGCATATTCTATGGTCACAGTGTTTCGATGTGGTCATCTTTACAATGCTTGATGATTTGCTGGAAATTGCTCAGGGACAATCCCAGAAAGACTATCGAAACATGGAAGGCACACTTATCCTTGCAATGAAGCTTCTCTCAAAAGTATTTCTACAATTGCTTCATGACCTCTTGCAGTTGACAACTTTCTGCAAATTGTGGCTGGGTGTGCTCAGCCGAATGGAAAAGTACATGAAGGTGAAAGTTCGCAGTAAGAAAAGTGAGAAGCTTCAGGAGCTAGTGCCTGAGCTCCTCAAGAATACTCTACTTGTGATGAAGACAAGGGGTGTCCTTGTGCAGCGGAGTGCCTTAGGAGGGGATAGCTTGTGGGAACTAACATGGCTACATGTGAATAACATTGCTCCGTCATTACAATCTGAGGTATTCCCCGATCAAGAATTACAGCAACCTGAAACTCAGGGAAATCAGGTATCTGAGGAGACTGTTTCTGCTCATTCAAATGAGTCATTGGCCAGCAATGGTAGTTAG
- the LOC115755638 gene encoding 26S proteasome non-ATPase regulatory subunit 11 homolog, protein MSTSYLPATTDSVAQALEAKTPSESISLLYRILENPSSSPEALRIKEQAITNLSDLLRQENRAEDLRSLLTQLRPYFSLIPKAKTAKIVRSIIDAVAKIPGTSDLQISLCKEMVQWTRAEKRTFLRQRVEARLAALLMDDEEYIEALSLLSGLIKEVRRLDDKLLLVDINLLESKLHFSLRNLPKAKAALTAARTAANAIYVPPAQQGTIDLQSGILHAEEKDYKTAYSYFFEAFEAFNALEDPRAVFSLKYMLLCKIMVHQADDVSGVISSKAGLQYVGPELDAMKAVADAHSKRSLKLFETALRDFRAQLEEDPIVHRHLSSLYDTLLEQNLCRLIEPFSRVEISHIAELIELPGDHVEKKLSQMILDKKFAGTLDQGAGCLIIFDDPKTDALYPATLETISNIGKVVDSLYVRSAKIMA, encoded by the coding sequence atgTCAACGTCTTATCTCCCGGCAACAACTGATTCAGTTGCTCAGGCTTTAGAGGCCAAAACTCCATCAGAATCTATATCTCTCCTGTACCGTATTCTTGAAAACCCTTCATCGTCCCCTGAAGCCCTCCGAATCAAAGAGCAGGCCATCACTAATTTGTCAGATCTTTTGAGGCAGGAGAATCGGGCGGAGGATCTTCGCAGCCTTCTGACCCAATTGAGGCCTTACTTTTCCTTGATTCCAAAGGCAAAAACTGCAAAAATTGTTCGGAGTATAATCGATGCAGTGGCTAAGATTCCTGGCACATCTGATCTTCAGATTTCTCTTTGCAAAGAGATGGTTCAGTGGACCCGTGCAGAGAAGCGAACTTTCTTGCGGCAAAGAGTCGAAGCGAGGCTTGCAGCACTTCTGATGGACGATGAGGAATATATAGAAGCGCTAAGCCTACTTTCAGGTTTGATTAAGGAAGTGAGAAGACTCGATGACAAGCTTCTTCTGGTGGACATCAACTTGCTGGAGAGTAAGCTTCATTTCTCCTTGAGAAATCTTCCCAAAGCCAAGGCTGCTCTTACAGCAGCAAGAACAGCTGCAAATGCCATTTACGTGCCTCCAGCTCAGCAGGGGACTATAGATTTGCAGAGTGGGATTCTTCATGCTGAAGAGAAGGATTATAAAACAGCATACAGTTATTTCTTCGAGGCTTTTGAAGCGTTTAATGCTCTTGAAGATCCAAGGGCAGTGTTTAGCCTCAAATACATGTTGTTATGTAAGATTATGGTACATCAGGCGGATGATGTATCTGGAGTAATATCATCCAAGGCTGGTTTGCAGTACGTGGGGCCAGAGCTTGATGCCATGAAAGCTGTTGCTGATGCCCACTCGAAGCGATCCTTGAAGCTATTTGAGACTGCACTGAGGGATTTCAGAGCCCAGCTGGAGGAAGACCCAATTGTCCACAGGCACCTCTCTTCCCTGTATGACACTTTGTTAGAACAGAATCTCTGCAGGTTGATTGAGCCTTTCTCTAGGGTCGAGATCTCCCATATTGCTGAGCTGATCGAATTGCCCGGGGACCATGTGGAGAAGAAACTGTCTCAAATGATTCTCGACAAGAAGTTTGCTGGGACTTTGGATCAGGGTGCCGGATGCCTCATCATTTTTGACGATCCCAAGACTGATGCTCTCTACCCTGCAACACTGGAAACCATTTCCAACATTGGCAAGGTTGTGGATAGCCTGTATGTGAGGTCTGCTAAGATCATGGCTTGA
- the LOC115755598 gene encoding ARF guanine-nucleotide exchange factor GNOM isoform X2 produces MGRMKMPPGINAIEEEPEDYDSPFANKATLGCVINTEIAAVLAVMRRNVRWGGRYMSGDDQLEHSLIQSLKALRKQIFSWQHQWHTVNPILYLQPFLDVIRSDETGAPITGVALSSVYKILTLDVIDQTTANVEDAMHLIVDSVTSCRFEVTDPASEEVVLMKILQVLLACMKSKASVMLSNQHVCTIVNTCFRIVHQAGSKGELLQRIARHTMHELVRCIFLHLPDVDNTEHALVNGGNKVRGPDSEYAFGTQQLDNGNSGSELDGQLSSGSFTSNSSTTPISGMMDEFGAGAGKDAVPVDLQMMTEPYGVPSLVEIFHFLCSLLNLFEHTGMGPRSNTIAFDEDVPLFALGLINSAIELGGPSIRRHPRLLSLVQDELFRNLMQFGLSMSPLILSMVCSIVLNLYQHLRTELKLQLEAFFSCVILRLAQSRYGASYQQQEVAMEALVDFCRQKTFMVEMYANLDCDITCSNVFEDLANLLSKSAFPVNCPLSSMHILALDGLIAVIQGMAERIANGSLSSEQAPVALDEYTPFWLVKCDDYGDPNHWVPFVRRRKYIKRRLMIGADHFNRDPKKGLEFLQGTHLLPDKLDPQSVACFFRYTAGLDKNLVGDFLGNHDEFCVQVLHEFAGTFDFQDMNLDTALRLFLETFRLPGESQKIQRVLEAFSERYYEQSPQILVNKDAALLLSYSLIMLNTDQHNVQVKKKMTEEDFIRNNRHINGGSDLPRDFLTELYHSICKNEIRTTPEQGAGYPEMNPSRWIDLMHKSKRTAPFIISDSRAYLDHDMFAIMSGPTIAAISVVFDHAEHEEVYQTCIDGFLAVAKISACHHLEDVLDDLVVSLCKFTTLLNPSSVEEPVLAFGDDAKARMATITVFTIANRYGDYIRTGWRNILDCILRLHKLGLLPARVASDAADETEVSAEPGHGKPVANSLAAAHMPSMGTPRRSSGLMGRFSQLLSLDTEEPRSQPTEQQLAAHQRTLQTIQKCHIDSIFTESKFLQAESLLQLARALIWAAGRPQKGNSSPEDEDTAVFCLELLIAITLNNRDRIVLLWQGVYEHIANIVQSTVMPCALVEKAVFGLLKICQRLLPYKENLADELLRSMQLVLKLDARVADAYCEQITQEVSRLVKANATHIRSQMGWRTITSLLSITARHPEASEAGFDALLFIMSDGAHLLPANYVLCVDASRQFAESRVGQAERSVRALDLMGGSVDSLARWACEAREAMPEDEVAKMSEDIGEMWLRLVQGLRKVCLDQREDVRNHALLSLQRCLTGVDGIQLPHILWSQCFDVVIFTMLDDLLEIAQGQSQKDYRNMEGTLILAMKLLSKVFLQLLHDLLQLTTFCKLWLGVLSRMEKYMKVKVRSKKSEKLQELVPELLKNTLLVMKTRGVLVQRSALGGDSLWELTWLHVNNIAPSLQSEVFPDQELQQPETQGNQVSEETVSAHSNESLASNGS; encoded by the exons ATGGGCCGTATGAAGATGCCGCCTGGAATTAACGCAATTGAGGAAGAACCTGAGGATTATGACTCCCCCTTTGCTAACAAGGCTACTTTAGGATGCGTGATCAACACAGAAATAGCTGCAGTCTTGGCTGTCATGAGGAGAAATGTAAGATGGGGTGGTCGTTATATGTCGGGAGATGACCAACTGGAGCACTCTCTAATCCAATCTTTGAAGGCACTACGGAAGCAGATTTTTTCTTGGCAGCACCAGTGGCATACTGTCAACCCTATCTTGTATCTCCAACCGTTTCTAGATGTCATTCGATCAGATGAAACAGGTGCACCTATCACTGGTGTCGCATTGTCATCTGTTTATAAGATCTTGACTTTAGATGTGATTGATCAGACCACAGCTAATGTAGAGGATGCAATGCACTTAATTGTGGACTCTGTGACTAGCTGCCGATTTGAGGTGACTGATCCTGCATCAGAAGAAGTAGTACTGATGAAAATACTTCAAGTTCTTCTGGCTTGTATGAAAAGCAAGGCATCAGTTATGCTGAGTAATCAACATGTGTGCACAATAGTTAACACTTGTTTCCGTATAGTACATCAAGCTGGTAGCAAAGGTGAGTTGCTTCAGCGGATAGCCCGCCACACGATGCATGAACTTGTTCGTTGCATTTTCTTACACCTTCCAGATGTGGACAACACAGAGCATGCGTTGGTTAATGGAGGCAATAAG GTTCGTGGACCAGACAGTGAATATGCTTTTGGGACTCAACAATTAGATAATGGCAACAGTGGTTCAGAACTTGATGGTCAACTATCCTCTGGAAGTTTTACTTCCAATTCATCAACAACTCCAATCTCTGGTATGATGGATGAATTTGGAGCTGGTGCAGGGAAGGATGCAGTTCCGGTTGATCTGCAAATGATGACAGAGCCTTATGGTGTCCCTTCCCTGGTGGAGATATTTCATTTCTTGTGTTCTCTCTTAAATCTTTTTGAGCACACGGGAATGGGCCCTCGATCAAATACCATAGCATTTGATGAAGATGTGCCACTTTTTGCACTTGGTTTGATTAATTCAGCTATTGAGTTGGGTGGGCCATCGATACGCCGCCACCCGAGATTGTTGAGTTTGGTCCAGGATGAACTCTTTAGAAATCTAATGCAGTTTGGCTTGTCTATGAGTCCACTCATTCTTTCCATGGTCTGTAGCATTGTCCTGAATCTGTATCAGCATCTTCGTACCGAACTCAAACTGCAGCTCGAGGCTTTCTTCTCCTGTGTGATTCTGAGGCTTGCACAAAGTAGATATGGTGCTTCTTACCAGCAGCAGGAGGTTGCCATGGAGGCTCTTGTCGATTTCTGCCGGCAGAAGACTTTCATGGTGGAAATGTATGCTAATTTGGATTGTGATATAACTTGCAGCAATGTCTTTGAAGACCTTGCCAATTTGCTGTCAAAGAGTGCATTTCCTGTGAATTGCCCTTTGTCTTCAATGCATATTCTTGCTTTGGATGGTCTCATTGCCGTCATCCAGGGAATGGCTGAAAGGATTGCGAATGGATCTCTTAGCTCAGAACAAGCTCCAGTTGCTCTAGACGAGTATACTCCATTTTGGCTGGTCAAATGTGATGACTATGGAGATCCAAATCATTGGGTTCCGTTCGTCCGCCGGAGGAAGTATATTAAGAGGAGGTTGATGATTGGAGCAGATCACTTCAATCGTGACCCAAAAAAGGGGCTAGAGTTCCTGCAAGGAACACATCTCTTACCTGACAAACTTGATCCACAAAGTGTAGCTTGCTTCTTTAGGTACACTGCTGGGTTGGATAAGAATCTTGTTGGGGATTTTCTTGGAAACCATGATGAATTTTGTGTTCAGGTTCTTCATGAATTTGCTGGGACCTTTGATTTCCAAGACATGAATCTAGATACTGCACTAAGGTTGTTTTTGGAGACTTTCCGACTGCCTGGAGAATCACAGAAGATTCAGAGAGTCCTTGAGGCATTTTCAGAGAGATATTATGAGCAGTCTCCACAAATTTTGGTTAACAAGGATGCTGCTCTTTTGTTGTCGTACTCTCTCATAATGCTCAACACAGACCAGCATAATGTACAggtaaagaaaaagatgaccGAGGAGGATTTTATTCGGAATAATAGACATATCAATGGAGGCAGTGATCTACCTCGAGATTTTTTGACAGAGCTTTACCACTCCatttgcaaaaatgaaattCGCACCACTCCGGAACAAGGTGCTGGTTATCCTGAAATGAACCCGAGTCGTTGGATTGACTTGATGCATAAATCAAAGAGAACTGCCCCATTCATTATTTCTGATTCTAGAGCATATCTTGATCATGACATGTTTGCTATAATGTCTGGTCCGACCATTGCTGCAATCTCTGTGGTGTTTGATCATGCAGAACATGAAGAGGTTTACCAGACATGCATTGATGGTTTCTTGGCTGTTGCCAAGATATCAGCATGCCATCATCTTGAAGATGTGCTGGATGATCTGGTTGTTTCTCTTTGCAAATTCACAACCCTTTTAAATCCTTCGTCCGTTGAGGAACCTGTGTTAGCATTTGGTGATGACGCTAAAGCAAGGATGGCAACAATAACAGTTTTCACCATTGCAAATAGATATGGTGATTATATCCGCACTGGTTGGAGAAACATCCTGGATTGCATCTTAAGATTACACAAGCTTGGTCTTCTTCCTGCTCGTGTGGCAAGTGATGCGGCTGATGAGACAGAGGTTTCTGCTGAACCTGGACATGGTAAGCCGGTCGCAAATTCTTTAGCTGCAGCTCATATGCCTTCCATGGGAACTCCAAGGAGATCTTCTGGATTAATGGGTAGGTTCAGTCAGCTTTTATCTCTTGATACAGAAGAGCCAAGATCACAGCCCACTGAGCAACAACTTGCTGCTCATCAGCGCACACTTCAGACAATTCAAAAGTGCCACATAGACAGCATATTCACGGAGAGTAAGTTTCTGCAAGCTGAATCACTATTGCAGCTGGCACGGGCTCTTATTTGGGCTGCTGGGCGGCCCCAGAAAGGGAATAGCTCACCTGAGGATGAAGATACTGCTGTTTTCTGCCTAGAGTTATTGATTGCAATCACTTTGAATAATCGAGACCGAATTGTGCTCCTATGGCAGGGTGTCTATGAGCATATTGCTAACATAGTTCAGTCGACTGTCATGCCCTGTGCCTTGGTAGAGAAGGCTGTGTTTGGACTTCTTAAGATTTGTCAGCGCCTGCTTCCTTACAAGGAGAACCTGGCTGATGAACTTTTGAGGTCTATGCAACTTGTCTTGAAGCTTGATGCTCGGGTTGCGGATGCCTATTGCGAGCAGATTACTCAAGAAGTTAGTCGCCTGGTGAAAGCTAACGCCACTCACATCAGGTCACAAATGGGATGGCGGACCATCACGTCCCTTCTTTCTATAACAGCTCGTCATCCAGAGGCTTCTGAAGCAGGATTTGATGCACTGTTGTTTATCATGTCAGATGGGGCTCATTTATTGCCAGCAAATTACGTTTTGTGTGTAGATGCATCCAGGCAGTTTGCCGAATCTCGTGTTGGACAGGCAGAACGTTCTGTTCGCGCACTGGATCTCATGGGAGGTTCGGTTGATTCTCTAGCACGGTGGGCTTGTGAAGCTAGGGAAGCAATGCCAGAGGACGAAGTCGCCAAAATGTCTGAGGATATAGGGGAAATGTGGTTGAGGCTCGTACAGGGATTGAGAAAAGTCTGCTTGGACCAAAGAGAAGATGTCAGAAATCATGCACTTTTGTCACTGCAAAGATGCTTGACAGGAGTAGATGGGATTCAACTTCCGCATATTCTATGGTCACAGTGTTTCGATGTGGTCATCTTTACAATGCTTGATGATTTGCTGGAAATTGCTCAGGGACAATCCCAGAAAGACTATCGAAACATGGAAGGCACACTTATCCTTGCAATGAAGCTTCTCTCAAAAGTATTTCTACAATTGCTTCATGACCTCTTGCAGTTGACAACTTTCTGCAAATTGTGGCTGGGTGTGCTCAGCCGAATGGAAAAGTACATGAAGGTGAAAGTTCGCAGTAAGAAAAGTGAGAAGCTTCAGGAGCTAGTGCCTGAGCTCCTCAAGAATACTCTACTTGTGATGAAGACAAGGGGTGTCCTTGTGCAGCGGAGTGCCTTAGGAGGGGATAGCTTGTGGGAACTAACATGGCTACATGTGAATAACATTGCTCCGTCATTACAATCTGAGGTATTCCCCGATCAAGAATTACAGCAACCTGAAACTCAGGGAAATCAGGTATCTGAGGAGACTGTTTCTGCTCATTCAAATGAGTCATTGGCCAGCAATGGTAGTTAG